In a genomic window of Flavobacteriales bacterium:
- a CDS encoding efflux RND transporter periplasmic adaptor subunit: MLFAVLITSPSYASDDHGHADEHEEAGDRTTIDSESAQAMKIGTDIVRPGKVHQTISLTGKITLNKNRVAQVRARFPGLVRDVRSNIGDVVKKEQTLAIVESNQSLQAYPVTSPMDGVILGRNTNVGDTAENEPMFVVADLKKLWAEFFIFSRDLNSIKQGQAIRIRSLTDDTEAEAQLTTLLPTTESSSQTVVARVELNNDEDKWRAGMTVRGDVVLSEREVPLAVRTTAVQRQEGGQVVYVQEGNDYEMRKVEVGQSDREWTEILNGVQAGEIYVSENSFIVKADIAKSEAEHEH; encoded by the coding sequence ATGTTATTTGCCGTCCTAATAACTAGTCCATCCTATGCCAGTGACGATCATGGCCATGCAGATGAACATGAGGAGGCTGGCGACCGCACGACTATTGATTCTGAGTCAGCGCAGGCCATGAAGATCGGCACGGATATAGTCAGGCCAGGCAAGGTGCATCAGACGATCAGTCTGACAGGCAAGATCACGCTGAATAAGAACCGCGTAGCCCAAGTGCGGGCGCGATTTCCCGGCCTTGTTCGAGATGTAAGAAGCAATATTGGTGACGTAGTTAAAAAAGAACAGACGCTTGCGATTGTCGAGAGCAATCAAAGTCTGCAAGCCTATCCGGTTACTTCGCCAATGGACGGAGTTATCTTGGGTCGTAATACCAATGTCGGCGATACGGCTGAAAATGAGCCGATGTTTGTCGTGGCCGACCTGAAAAAACTATGGGCAGAGTTCTTTATCTTTTCCCGTGACCTGAATTCGATTAAACAGGGTCAGGCCATACGTATTCGGAGTCTCACGGACGATACCGAAGCGGAAGCGCAGCTTACAACTTTGCTGCCGACCACTGAAAGTTCGAGCCAGACGGTCGTTGCCCGTGTCGAGCTGAATAATGATGAGGATAAATGGCGTGCCGGAATGACGGTACGAGGCGATGTAGTTCTGAGTGAGCGCGAAGTACCACTCGCGGTTAGAACAACCGCTGTCCAGCGTCAGGAAGGCGGGCAGGTCGTCTATGTGCAGGAAGGTAATGACTATGAGATGCGCAAAGTCGAGGTAGGGCAAAGTGACCGTGAATGGACGGAAATCCTGAACGGCGTGCAGGCTGGTGAAATATACGTGTCGGAAAACAGCTTTATTGTCAAAGCCGACATCGCCAAATCCGAAGCTGAACACGAACATTGA
- a CDS encoding class I SAM-dependent methyltransferase, protein MEQNAFDPKAHWETIYTKKGPQDVSWFQAMPKVSLDLFAEYRVPQNARIIDVGGGDSLLVDHLLDNGFRNVTVLDISGAALGKAKERLGERAGLVQWIESNATSFDAPAPFDVWHDRAVFHFLTSEADVDRYIDRLVKLLKPGGLLILATFSENGPEKCSGIPVHRYSEAEMVARLQKVCDRIKCFTVDHVTPFDTVQNFLFCAFRKAAF, encoded by the coding sequence ATGGAACAGAACGCATTCGACCCGAAAGCACACTGGGAAACCATCTACACCAAGAAGGGGCCGCAGGATGTGAGTTGGTTCCAGGCCATGCCCAAGGTGTCGTTGGACCTCTTCGCCGAGTACCGTGTGCCGCAGAACGCGCGTATCATCGATGTGGGTGGTGGAGATAGCTTGCTCGTGGATCATTTGCTCGACAACGGGTTCCGTAATGTGACCGTGCTCGACATCAGCGGTGCGGCGCTGGGCAAAGCCAAGGAGCGCCTGGGTGAACGTGCTGGCCTGGTGCAGTGGATCGAGAGCAACGCCACTTCGTTCGATGCGCCTGCACCGTTCGATGTGTGGCACGATCGCGCGGTGTTCCACTTCCTCACTTCGGAGGCCGACGTGGATCGCTACATCGATCGCCTCGTCAAGTTGCTTAAGCCCGGTGGACTGCTCATCCTGGCCACCTTCAGCGAGAACGGGCCGGAGAAGTGTAGCGGCATACCCGTGCATCGCTACAGTGAGGCGGAAATGGTGGCGCGTCTGCAGAAGGTGTGCGACCGCATCAAGTGCTTCACGGTGGACCATGTCACGCCGTTCGATACCGTTCAGAACTTCCTGTTCTGTGCGTTCCGTAAGGCCGCGTTCTGA
- a CDS encoding Rieske (2Fe-2S) protein, which yields MDRRNFIQNACLACLSATAMPALLASCTSTRYVTATIEGDDLVLPFSAFLDKNGKARPYLIVTQDQLKHPIAVFHAPEGYYHSVLMRCTHRGADLQVVGERLECPAHGSVFESGGAVIEGPASIPLRKFPTVELDGLVRISLGA from the coding sequence ATGGACCGGCGCAACTTCATACAAAACGCTTGTCTCGCCTGCCTTTCTGCAACGGCCATGCCTGCTCTTCTCGCCTCCTGCACTTCGACTCGCTACGTGACCGCTACGATCGAAGGTGACGACTTGGTACTTCCGTTCTCTGCTTTCCTCGATAAAAATGGAAAAGCACGGCCCTACTTGATCGTGACGCAAGACCAACTCAAACATCCCATCGCAGTGTTCCATGCACCTGAAGGGTACTACCATTCAGTTCTGATGCGATGCACCCATCGCGGGGCCGATCTTCAAGTGGTAGGTGAACGGTTGGAGTGCCCTGCACACGGGAGCGTTTTCGAAAGCGGAGGAGCGGTCATCGAAGGACCGGCGAGCATACCCCTGCGGAAATTCCCGACTGTAGAACTGGACGGACTCGTCCGCATTTCATTGGGAGCATGA
- a CDS encoding DUF3703 domain-containing protein — MKFHWSMPERVRPFYLAELHASEQAHAHGDLRTEWHHLERAHILGQRWPREHNAVHWRMLMFGFRIKNGREIAGQLPRLVFGGVKSFVGTVPIGNTGGADVPALQPMPVPDDLARMLEGAQK; from the coding sequence ATGAAGTTCCATTGGTCCATGCCCGAACGTGTGCGGCCTTTCTATTTGGCCGAATTGCATGCAAGTGAACAGGCGCATGCTCACGGCGATCTGCGAACGGAGTGGCACCACCTAGAACGGGCGCACATCCTCGGTCAGCGTTGGCCAAGGGAGCATAATGCCGTTCACTGGCGCATGCTCATGTTCGGATTCCGCATCAAGAACGGACGCGAGATCGCCGGGCAACTGCCGCGACTGGTCTTCGGCGGTGTGAAGAGCTTCGTGGGTACGGTGCCGATCGGCAATACTGGCGGGGCGGATGTGCCCGCGCTGCAGCCGATGCCTGTGCCGGACGATCTGGCACGCATGCTGGAGGGTGCTCAGAAATAG
- a CDS encoding sulfite exporter TauE/SafE family protein: MDISILIVPAAALAASLLTLISGFGLGTLLLPVFAVFFPLEMAILLTAVVHLLNNLFKLGLLWRYIHWSTVLRFGVPGILGAYIGARLMLTLGERAPIFQGVLHPLDPLDLVIAGLMLLFGLIELSKKLNSLSLPAEWMLPGGLISGFFGGLSGHQGALRSLFLLRGGLGREAFIATGVAIACMVDLTRLPAYITKGMLSRLGDQWPLLLACTLASFFGVWWGSKLIRKVTMRGVQVVVGLLMLSIAAMLAGGLI, encoded by the coding sequence ATGGACATCTCCATCCTCATTGTTCCTGCCGCTGCTCTGGCCGCATCCCTTCTCACATTGATCAGTGGCTTCGGTTTGGGCACTCTGCTGCTTCCAGTGTTCGCCGTGTTCTTTCCGCTGGAGATGGCAATCCTGCTAACCGCCGTCGTGCATCTGCTCAACAATCTCTTCAAGCTCGGGCTGCTGTGGAGGTATATCCATTGGAGCACCGTGCTGCGTTTTGGGGTGCCCGGGATTCTCGGCGCCTATATAGGTGCGCGGCTAATGCTCACCTTGGGCGAGCGTGCGCCCATCTTCCAGGGCGTCCTTCATCCCTTGGATCCGCTGGACCTGGTGATCGCCGGACTGATGTTGCTATTCGGGCTTATCGAACTCTCGAAGAAGCTCAACTCCTTGTCGCTCCCGGCGGAATGGATGCTGCCCGGCGGTCTCATCAGCGGATTCTTCGGTGGGCTGAGCGGGCATCAAGGTGCTTTACGCAGCCTGTTCTTGCTGCGCGGTGGGCTGGGTAGAGAAGCCTTCATCGCTACGGGTGTCGCCATCGCCTGCATGGTGGATCTAACGCGCTTGCCAGCGTACATCACCAAGGGCATGCTGTCCCGGCTTGGGGACCAGTGGCCACTGCTGTTGGCCTGTACGCTGGCCTCATTCTTTGGCGTCTGGTGGGGCAGCAAGCTCATCCGGAAGGTGACCATGCGTGGTGTACAAGTCGTCGTTGGCCTGCTGATGCTCTCGATCGCAGCCATGCTCGCGGGCGGTCTGATTTGA
- a CDS encoding heavy-metal-associated domain-containing protein produces MKCPKFLLFALGLVFAVNSFAQDGAAPAKAGVETVKIQSSAICDMCEKTIETELVYEKGVKKVDVDLTTATVNVQYDPKKTDADKLRAALVKLGYSADGTAGNAEAFAKLPLCCQKEGCGKMPEKP; encoded by the coding sequence ATGAAGTGCCCTAAGTTCCTGTTGTTCGCTCTCGGCCTGGTCTTCGCTGTGAACTCCTTCGCGCAGGACGGAGCTGCTCCTGCCAAAGCCGGTGTCGAAACCGTGAAGATCCAGAGCAGTGCCATCTGCGACATGTGCGAGAAGACCATCGAAACGGAGCTGGTCTACGAGAAAGGCGTGAAGAAGGTGGATGTGGATCTGACTACCGCCACAGTGAATGTGCAGTACGACCCCAAGAAGACCGACGCCGACAAACTCCGCGCAGCATTGGTGAAGCTGGGTTACTCAGCAGATGGCACGGCCGGGAATGCGGAGGCTTTCGCCAAGCTGCCCTTGTGCTGCCAGAAGGAAGGCTGTGGTAAGATGCCGGAGAAGCCGTGA
- a CDS encoding CusA/CzcA family heavy metal efflux RND transporter yields the protein MIARILNFSLRNRELVVMLTGAITAFGIYSLRGLPIDAVPDITNIQVQINTVAPAFSPAEIEKQVTYPVETALAGIPGLENTRSLSRNGFSQVTAIFRDDVDIYFARQQVNERLTEAKEALPEGTDPKMGPITTGLGEVYMWTVEYKNPDGKGVTVKDGEAGWQKDRSYLTPEGQYLRKDYELAGYLRTVADWIIRPQMKNVTGVAEIDAIGGYVQQYHVMPDPEKLLALGLGFADVLNVIEKNNHSIGAGYIENNGEAYVVRSDGRIENTEQLANIVIAHRNGIAIYLKDVADIASGKELRTGSASENGNEIVVGTALMLIGANSRIVSDTVDKKLQQVNKTLPPNIIAKPVLNRTKLVDATISTVQKNLAEGAILVIAILFLLLGNIRAAMITALVIPISMLMTSIGMQHLGISGNLMSLGALDFGLIVDGAVIITENCLRRLAERQHHHGRQLTRPERLEEVSIASREMIQPTVFGQVIIIMVYIPLLTFGGVEGKMFEPMATTVILALVAAFILSLTFIPAMIALFVSGKVREKENRAIEIAKRCYEPVLRFSLRAPRALVSGATAAFLVSLIVLLNMGQEFIPTLDEKDIAMHAMRIPSTSLEQSQQLQFAVERAVSTVPEVSFVFSKIGTAQMAADPMPPNVADTFIILKARKEWPNPDMAKSELVTRIERAVMKVPGNNYEFTQPIQMRFNELISGVRSDVAVKIYGDDFASMERTAREIALALKSLEGAADVKVEQTSGLPMLEVELDKPAIARYGLNVSDVLDVVAIAVGGRSGGLIFQGDRRFDIMIRLPEYLRHNMEALRNLPILLSAEDGDTSDQTPNAQHIRPTYVPLKELARLVVKDGPNQISRENGKRRIVVQANVRDRDIGSFVADAQDSVERKVKTPAGYWLEWGGQFKNLQEAKKRLSVVVPACFFMIFLLLFAALHSAKQALLVFSGVPLALTGGIISLWLRDMPFSISAAVGFIALSGVAVLNGLVMVSRINQLVREGMEQGRAVVEGALSRLRPVLMTALVASLGFVPMAIATGAGAEVQKPLATVVIGGLITATMLTLLVVPALYALFSLGKSMMSEHEVKA from the coding sequence ATGATCGCCCGTATTTTAAATTTCTCGCTTCGTAATCGCGAGCTGGTCGTTATGCTGACGGGAGCAATCACCGCATTCGGGATTTACTCCCTGCGCGGCCTGCCGATTGATGCCGTGCCGGACATCACCAATATTCAGGTGCAGATCAATACGGTCGCGCCCGCTTTCTCACCTGCTGAAATTGAAAAGCAAGTGACCTATCCAGTTGAAACAGCCTTGGCGGGCATTCCTGGACTGGAGAACACACGCTCACTATCGCGTAACGGCTTCTCACAAGTGACCGCGATCTTCCGCGACGATGTGGACATTTACTTTGCCCGTCAGCAAGTAAATGAGCGACTGACAGAAGCCAAAGAAGCCTTGCCGGAAGGGACAGATCCAAAGATGGGGCCGATCACGACTGGTCTTGGCGAAGTCTATATGTGGACGGTCGAGTACAAAAATCCGGATGGCAAAGGCGTGACTGTCAAAGATGGTGAAGCTGGCTGGCAAAAAGATAGAAGTTACCTGACACCCGAAGGCCAATATCTGCGCAAAGACTATGAACTGGCAGGATATTTACGGACTGTAGCAGACTGGATTATCCGCCCACAGATGAAGAATGTGACAGGTGTTGCCGAGATTGATGCTATCGGCGGCTATGTTCAGCAATATCATGTCATGCCCGATCCTGAGAAGCTGCTGGCCCTTGGTTTGGGCTTTGCCGATGTGCTGAATGTCATCGAAAAAAATAATCACAGTATCGGTGCAGGCTATATCGAGAATAACGGTGAAGCCTATGTGGTGCGTTCCGATGGCCGGATTGAGAATACGGAGCAACTAGCCAATATCGTGATCGCCCATCGCAACGGCATTGCCATTTACCTGAAAGATGTGGCGGACATTGCATCAGGTAAAGAACTGCGCACCGGATCGGCCAGTGAAAATGGTAATGAAATTGTCGTCGGCACGGCGTTGATGTTAATTGGGGCAAATAGTCGGATTGTATCGGACACTGTCGATAAGAAGTTACAGCAAGTCAACAAGACCCTGCCGCCCAATATCATCGCCAAGCCTGTTTTGAATCGAACCAAACTGGTCGATGCCACTATCTCTACAGTACAAAAGAATTTGGCGGAAGGCGCTATTCTGGTCATCGCCATTCTTTTCCTGCTGCTCGGTAATATTCGTGCCGCCATGATTACGGCACTAGTCATACCGATTTCAATGCTAATGACATCTATTGGTATGCAGCATTTAGGAATAAGTGGCAACCTGATGAGCCTCGGAGCTTTGGATTTCGGTCTTATTGTTGATGGGGCAGTGATTATCACCGAGAACTGTTTGCGTCGTCTAGCCGAGCGTCAGCATCACCATGGCAGACAACTAACAAGGCCTGAACGACTTGAGGAAGTATCGATTGCTTCACGTGAGATGATTCAGCCTACAGTCTTTGGTCAAGTAATCATTATCATGGTCTACATCCCACTGCTGACATTTGGTGGCGTGGAGGGTAAGATGTTCGAGCCGATGGCGACGACCGTCATTCTTGCGCTTGTTGCTGCGTTCATCCTTTCTCTCACGTTTATTCCTGCGATGATTGCTCTGTTTGTTAGCGGGAAGGTACGGGAGAAGGAGAACAGGGCTATTGAAATTGCCAAGCGTTGCTATGAGCCCGTCTTGCGCTTCAGCCTGCGAGCTCCTCGCGCTTTGGTAAGCGGTGCGACGGCGGCCTTCTTGGTCTCACTCATCGTGCTGCTAAATATGGGACAAGAGTTTATCCCGACTCTTGATGAGAAGGACATTGCCATGCACGCCATGCGCATCCCGAGTACATCGCTGGAACAGTCCCAGCAGCTCCAGTTTGCAGTCGAAAGGGCTGTAAGCACGGTTCCCGAAGTTTCCTTCGTGTTCTCAAAGATTGGCACGGCTCAGATGGCTGCCGACCCCATGCCGCCGAACGTGGCAGACACTTTCATTATTCTGAAGGCGCGAAAGGAATGGCCTAATCCGGATATGGCCAAGTCAGAGCTTGTTACGCGTATTGAGAGGGCGGTCATGAAGGTGCCTGGTAATAACTATGAATTCACCCAGCCAATCCAGATGCGGTTCAATGAGTTGATTTCTGGCGTACGCAGCGATGTAGCCGTTAAAATCTATGGAGATGACTTCGCAAGCATGGAAAGGACAGCCAGGGAGATTGCTCTAGCGCTGAAGTCCCTCGAAGGAGCCGCTGATGTGAAAGTGGAACAGACATCAGGTTTGCCGATGCTAGAGGTTGAGCTGGATAAACCGGCCATCGCCCGTTACGGTCTTAATGTTAGTGATGTGCTGGACGTCGTCGCTATCGCTGTGGGCGGCCGGAGCGGTGGTCTTATTTTTCAAGGAGATCGTCGCTTTGACATCATGATACGGCTGCCTGAATATCTACGTCACAATATGGAGGCCTTGCGGAACCTGCCTATTCTTTTATCTGCCGAGGATGGCGATACTTCTGATCAGACACCGAACGCTCAGCACATCCGTCCTACGTATGTGCCGCTGAAGGAGCTAGCACGCTTAGTAGTCAAGGACGGTCCTAACCAGATAAGTCGCGAGAATGGTAAACGTAGGATTGTTGTTCAGGCGAACGTGCGCGATCGTGACATTGGCAGTTTCGTTGCAGATGCCCAAGATTCAGTGGAGAGAAAGGTCAAGACTCCAGCAGGCTACTGGCTGGAATGGGGAGGACAGTTCAAGAACTTGCAAGAGGCCAAGAAGCGCTTGAGCGTGGTTGTGCCAGCTTGCTTCTTTATGATCTTTCTGCTGCTATTCGCAGCACTTCACTCCGCCAAACAGGCCTTGCTGGTTTTTAGCGGCGTGCCGTTGGCTTTAACCGGAGGCATCATCTCACTGTGGCTTCGTGATATGCCGTTTTCGATCTCTGCCGCGGTAGGTTTCATAGCTCTTTCCGGTGTTGCTGTCTTAAACGGCCTGGTCATGGTTTCGCGCATCAACCAGCTGGTGCGCGAGGGAATGGAGCAAGGACGGGCAGTCGTTGAAGGGGCCTTATCCCGTCTTCGTCCCGTCTTGATGACGGCTTTGGTGGCTTCACTCGGCTTTGTGCCGATGGCAATCGCAACAGGGGCCGGTGCCGAAGTGCAGAAACCCCTTGCCACCGTTGTCATCGGCGGCCTGATTACGGCGACCATGCTGACATTGCTAGTAGTACCCGCGCTATATGCGCTTTTCTCATTAGGAAAGAGCATGATGAGTGAACATGAGGTGAAAGCATGA
- a CDS encoding thiol oxidoreductase has translation MRAVFLLITVLLAACSKLEPAAPANDALLDGPVEGLSGEENARFLRGDVAFNDEVFHAGNGLGPVFVATSCGSCHAGDGPGHPFTTLTRFGQYDATGNQFLAQGGPQLQDRAIPGVQPESIPEGATSARFLPPLNTGLGFLDAVSDADLLAFADENDANGDGISGRPNWVVRKPYSAARPGAIEQGGLYIGRFGRKAGAYDLLQQTSQAYNQDIGVVSAFEPVDPYSGDEQDPEVLSTTLHDVVFYLRTLKAPIQREQGDAEVVAGEGIFTSVGCAKCHRPELTTGESPIDALAHKTFKPFTDLLLHDMGPGLDDGYTEGSAYTAEWRTPALWGLGLFPASQGGSYFLMHDGRAHSIEEAIDLHGGEGHAARNAFIALSSDERMKLIAFLMSL, from the coding sequence ATGCGCGCAGTCTTCCTCTTGATCACCGTCCTGCTGGCAGCCTGCTCCAAGTTGGAGCCCGCTGCACCTGCCAACGACGCACTGCTCGATGGGCCAGTGGAAGGATTGAGCGGGGAGGAGAACGCGCGCTTCCTCCGTGGGGATGTGGCTTTCAACGATGAGGTGTTCCATGCGGGGAATGGACTGGGTCCTGTTTTCGTGGCAACGAGTTGTGGATCCTGTCATGCGGGCGATGGTCCAGGGCATCCCTTCACTACGCTCACGCGTTTCGGGCAGTACGATGCGACGGGGAACCAATTCCTTGCGCAGGGCGGTCCGCAGTTGCAGGACCGTGCGATTCCGGGTGTCCAGCCGGAGTCGATCCCTGAAGGCGCAACCTCGGCGCGCTTCCTTCCGCCTTTGAACACGGGGCTCGGTTTTCTGGATGCCGTAAGCGATGCCGACCTGCTCGCTTTCGCTGATGAGAACGATGCGAATGGTGATGGCATCAGCGGCCGACCGAACTGGGTGGTGCGCAAGCCGTACAGTGCAGCGCGGCCGGGTGCGATCGAGCAAGGAGGTCTGTACATCGGCCGGTTCGGACGCAAGGCCGGTGCGTACGATCTGCTGCAGCAGACATCGCAAGCCTACAACCAGGATATCGGCGTGGTCAGCGCGTTCGAGCCGGTGGATCCTTACAGCGGCGATGAGCAAGATCCTGAGGTGCTGAGCACCACTTTGCATGATGTGGTCTTCTACTTGCGCACACTGAAAGCGCCGATCCAGCGGGAGCAAGGCGATGCAGAGGTTGTCGCAGGCGAAGGGATATTCACCTCGGTTGGCTGCGCGAAATGCCACCGCCCAGAGTTGACCACCGGTGAAAGTCCGATCGACGCGCTGGCCCACAAGACCTTCAAACCCTTCACCGACCTGCTCCTGCACGATATGGGGCCTGGTCTCGACGACGGCTACACCGAGGGCTCGGCTTACACCGCCGAATGGCGTACGCCAGCCTTGTGGGGCCTTGGCCTTTTTCCGGCCAGCCAGGGCGGTTCCTACTTCCTGATGCACGATGGTCGTGCGCACAGCATCGAAGAAGCCATCGACCTGCACGGTGGTGAAGGGCATGCAGCGCGTAATGCCTTCATCGCGCTTTCCTCAGATGAACGCATGAAGCTGATCGCTTTCCTAATGAGCCTTTGA
- a CDS encoding metal-dependent transcriptional regulator, producing the protein MLTRSEEDHIKAVYALLQAEESAFTKEIAARMHTKASSVTDMLKKLAKKKLLKHEPYYGVKLTAKGEALALQLVRRHRLWETFLVERLGFGWDEVHEVAEHMEHVASEKLVDKLDAYLGRPHFDPHGDPIPDKYGRIRARKTKRLAACKPGETVRIAAVSDTTDGLLRLLGAKGLRIGATLSVQEVHAFDGSMDVKPTGGVAFSLSKDVSYHLQVEHA; encoded by the coding sequence ATGCTCACCCGCAGCGAAGAAGACCACATCAAGGCCGTGTATGCCCTGCTCCAGGCTGAGGAGAGCGCCTTCACGAAGGAGATCGCCGCGCGCATGCACACCAAGGCCAGCAGCGTCACGGACATGCTGAAGAAGCTGGCGAAGAAGAAGCTGCTGAAGCACGAGCCCTACTACGGTGTGAAACTCACCGCGAAGGGCGAAGCCCTGGCCCTGCAGCTCGTACGGCGGCACCGACTCTGGGAGACCTTCCTCGTGGAGCGCCTAGGCTTCGGCTGGGACGAGGTGCACGAGGTGGCTGAGCACATGGAGCATGTGGCCAGCGAAAAACTCGTGGACAAGCTCGATGCCTACCTCGGCCGCCCGCACTTCGATCCGCATGGCGACCCGATCCCCGACAAGTACGGTCGCATCCGCGCGCGGAAAACCAAGCGCCTCGCTGCCTGCAAGCCAGGCGAGACCGTGCGCATCGCAGCGGTGAGCGATACCACCGACGGGCTCCTGCGGCTCCTGGGGGCCAAAGGGCTGCGCATCGGTGCTACGCTCAGTGTGCAGGAAGTGCATGCCTTCGATGGCAGTATGGATGTGAAGCCTACAGGCGGAGTAGCATTCAGCCTGAGCAAGGATGTGAGCTACCACCTGCAAGTAGAGCACGCTTGA